One Magnetococcales bacterium genomic window carries:
- a CDS encoding radical SAM protein, translated as MYIPKKIELAPILLRKVLHIPEKFPRFIQISLTNACNLSCRMCIRNYIDVDRRHMTWKDFTCIVDKLEGAEQISLAGMGESLLHPRFFDAVEYCKMKGYKVQLTTNSLMLGKPGIIERILVSGLDSISFSIESIHGYQETGHDNQTGLQSIERLLALRNQQGYLAPKVVLQPILFKDKIQDLIDIIHWGYQKGVNRFNIVRVDLRFVKDMQRPSVS; from the coding sequence ATGTATATTCCAAAAAAAATTGAACTTGCACCAATTTTATTACGGAAAGTTCTTCACATTCCTGAAAAATTTCCGAGATTTATTCAAATATCATTAACGAACGCATGTAATCTGTCATGTCGTATGTGCATAAGAAATTATATTGATGTTGATCGTCGTCATATGACATGGAAAGATTTTACCTGTATTGTTGATAAACTCGAAGGTGCCGAGCAAATATCTTTGGCAGGCATGGGGGAATCTTTGCTTCATCCGCGTTTTTTTGATGCTGTAGAATACTGTAAAATGAAGGGGTATAAAGTTCAATTGACTACAAATTCACTTATGTTGGGTAAGCCTGGTATTATTGAACGCATTCTTGTCTCTGGTCTCGACAGCATTTCATTCTCTATTGAAAGTATTCATGGCTATCAGGAGACGGGCCATGATAATCAAACGGGGCTTCAATCTATTGAACGTCTTCTCGCACTCCGAAATCAACAAGGTTACCTCGCTCCAAAAGTTGTTTTGCAACCGATTCTTTTTAAGGATAAGATACAAGACCTGATCGATATTATTCACTGGGGATATCAAAAAGGAGTGAATCGATTTAATATTGTGCGGGTCGATTTAAGATTTGTCAAAGATATGCAGAGACCTTCTGTATCGGA